A window of the Budorcas taxicolor isolate Tak-1 chromosome 10, Takin1.1, whole genome shotgun sequence genome harbors these coding sequences:
- the RNASE6 gene encoding ribonuclease K6 encodes MGPHLLGCSSLLLLLLGMWWSVCPLCAVPKGLTKARWFEIQHIQPRLLQCNTAMSGVNNYTRHCKPENTFLHNFFQDVTAVCDLPNIICKNGRHNCHQSPKPVNLTQCNFIAGRYPDCRYHDDAQYKFFIVACDPPQKTDPPYHLVPVHLDKVV; translated from the coding sequence ATGGGGCCACATCTTCTGGGATGTTCTTCTCTCCTCTTATTGCTGCTGGGAATGTGGTGGTCAGTGTGTCCACTTTGTGCTGTGCCAAAAGGTCTCACCAAGGCTCGCTGGTTTGAAATTCAGCACATACAGCCAAGGCTTCTCCAATGCAACACAGCAATGAGTGGTGTCAATAACTACACTCGGCATTGTAAACCTGAAAACACCTTTCTGCACAACTTCTTCCAGGATGTGACTGCTGTCTGTGATTTGCCCAACATCATCTGTAAGAATGGCCGGCACAACTGTCACCAGAGTCCAAAGCCTGTCAACCTGACTCAGTGCAATTTCATTGCGGGAAGGTATCCTGATTGCCGCTACCATGATGACGCCCAATACAAGTTCTTCATTGTTGCCTGTGACCCTCCTCAGAAGACCGACCCCCCTTATCATTTGGTTCCTGTACACTTAGATAAGGTTGTTTAA